From a region of the Zingiber officinale cultivar Zhangliang chromosome 10B, Zo_v1.1, whole genome shotgun sequence genome:
- the LOC122029804 gene encoding polygalacturonase-like encodes MDTLQHRHRRLSTVLAFLVLAAALGVALAGILEEEGEPVRVWNRELISEARRRLLIGPGSWPPNCRARCGRCRPCVTVHVAIQPGRAMPLEYYPEAWRCKCGNKLFTP; translated from the exons ATGGACACACTACAGCACCGGCACCGCCGCCTCTCCACCGTCTTAGCCTTCCTCGTCCTGGCTGCCGCCCTCG GTGTCGCTTTAGCTGGAATCCTTGAGGAAGAGGGAGAGCCGGTGCGGGTTTGGAACAGGGAGCTAATCTCGGAGGCTCGTCGGAGATTACTCATCGGGCCCGGCTCATGGCCGCCGAACTGCAGGGCTCGCTGCGGCCGCTGCCGCCCCTGCGTGACGGTGCACGTCGCCATCCAGCCCGGCCGGGCCATGCCGCTCGAGTACTACCCTGAGGCATGGCGATGCAAATGCGGCAACAAGCTCTTCACGCCATAA